In one Lolium rigidum isolate FL_2022 chromosome 3, APGP_CSIRO_Lrig_0.1, whole genome shotgun sequence genomic region, the following are encoded:
- the LOC124701954 gene encoding protein MOS2-like, which yields MEEKKLSFSIASKPRPPKPPSSAANGNSPSASATAAPAQQFVTEFDPSQTLTAGAAPAVIAPLPNSGHFLNHRSRKPSSLPTPEEEAALAASTAGGPTFVLDTSTNPDNPSSHIGYGLTLRNGDADAESDKPSAAEPEKKPPSPARDGSSGDLMLRRYKEDMASLPDHRGIDEFEEVPVEGFGAALLAGYGWSQGKGVGRNNKGDCKVVEYQRRAGTLGLGYDPSEADPKKTRSGEWIIGGKKGAENGNAKKAADNGSAKKRDRDREDRAGERDLSTRQKRSGDHRTEREVKEKDRNARDSREGERSRDVANKVRWLQSNIRVRVVTKRLSKRLYLQKGRIVDVVGPTTCDIRMDEGSELVQGVEQDMLETVLPRTSGRVLVLCGKHKGVYGHLVEKNAEAETGLVEDADTKGMVRVNYDQIAEYVGDPELLGH from the coding sequence atggaggagaagaagctcTCCTTCTCCATCGCCTCCAAGCCCAGGCCGCCCAAGCCGCCCAGCTCCGCCGCCAACGGCAACTCTCCATCCGCATCCGCGACTGCCGCCCCCGCGCAGCAGTTCGTCACCGAGTTCGATCCGTCCCAAACCCTAACCGCCGGCGCCGCGCCCGCCGTCATCGCGCCGCTCCCCAACTCCGGCCACTTCCTCAACCACCGCTCCCGCAAGCCCTCCTCCCTCCCGACCCCCGAGGAGGAGGCCGCCctcgccgcctccaccgccggcggGCCCACGTTCGTGCTCGACACCTCCACCAACCCCGACAACCCCTCCTCCCACATAGGCTACGGCCTCACCCTACGCAACGGCGACGCCGATGCCGAGTCGGACAAGCCTTCCGCCGCGGAACCGGAGAAGAAGCCGCCCTCTCCGGCCCGAGACGGCTCCAGCGGCGACCTTATGCTGCGGCGGTACAAGGAGGACATGGCCAGCCTCCCCGACCACCGTGGCATAGACGAGTTTGAGGAGGTCCCTGTGGAGGGCTTTGGTGCCGCCCTCCTTGCTGGCTACGGCTGGTCGCAAGGTAAAGGCGTTGGTAGGAATAACAAGGGGGATTGCAAAGTTGTTGAGTATCAGCGCCGAGCTGGTACGCTGGGGTTAGGCTATGACCCCTCTGAGGCTGATCCTAAGAAGACCCGTTCCGGCGAATGGATTATCGGTGGGAAGAAGGGCGCGGAGAATGGGAATGCGAAGAAGGCCGCCGATAATGGGAGTGCGAAGAAGAGAGATAGGGACAGGGAAGATAGAGCTGGGGAGAGGGATTTGAGCACTCGGCAGAAGAGATCTGGTGACCATAGGACAGAGAGGGAGGTTAAGGAGAAAGATAGAAATGCTCGGGATAGCCGAGAAGGCGAGCGGAGTCGTGATGTTGCTAACAAAGTGCGGTGGTTACAGAGCAATATCAGGGTGCGAGTGGTTACCAAGAGGCTCAGCAAAAGGTTGTACTTGCAGAAGGGCAGAATTGTCGATGTGgtggggccgacaacatgtgacATACGGATGGATGAGGGGTCAGAGCTGGTGCAGGGGGTGGAGCAGGATATGCTCGAAACAGTCCTGCCGCGGACGAGCGGGCGGGTGCTCGTGCTCTGTGGGAAGCACAAGGGGGTGTATGGGCATCTGGTAGAGAAGAATGCAGAGGCAGAGACTGGACTGGTGGAGGACGCTGATACAAAAGGCATGGTTCGTGTGAACTATGATCAGATTGCAGAGTACGTTGGGGACCCGGAATTGCTTGGACATtga